Within the Rhodothermales bacterium genome, the region ACTGATCCCTACTGCGCTGATCCCGTCCCGATGTATTCGTTGGGAAGAAGCTCCAGTCGAAGCACATCAGGCTGTGTCGCGTGGATGCGGTAGGCCACTTCATAGGCGTCTTGCTGGACCTTGAGCGTGTCTCCGTCGATCCGGTACGTCCCCGGCTTCATGAAATGGCCGTCCGTTGGCGCCAGGAAATACCACTCACATTGCCCACCCCGGCGAAATACATAACGCATCCGGAACCGACTGGCCGGGAAGTCCCGGTAGGTGTCCGGGCGGTACACCTGTATGCCATCGGCGCCGTCCTCCTCAAAGGCATGCACCCAGGTACCGGGGATGATCGCGACCTCTGCGCCTGAATCGCCGTCTTTTACGTCCCATACCAGGCAGCCGCCGATTCCGATGACCAGTGCAGCCATGCACAGGATACGCGTGATACCCAGTTTTCGGACAATCATACCACGTAGGGGCCCTTTCGTCCCGGATGGGTGGGCGTGTAGTGTACGACACGGCAGACAAAACAGGGGGTGTCTCATGCCATTCTCATATAAACTACTACTTCTAACGCCCATTTGGGTCGTACTATGACTCCAGTTCCGCACAACTGAAACCAGCGCGCAGGACGTCGCTCCCAAGCGAAGCCGGATCCACTTCATCGGCACTAGCACCACCCCTTCTTCCTGCGGCCCCGTTACAATGCGTAGTGTGCGTTTCTGACCTTTCCATTATCAGGGAGCTTACCTATATGAAAACCCGCTCTATTTTTGCGCGGAGGGCCGTCTGGTGCGCGGCGCTCTGCATGGTTTCTAGTGTCTTTTTCACCCCTTTGGTCGCACGCGCGCAGGAGGTTACTCTGGCCTGGCAGGCCACGATGCCGGCGACCGAATACTACTGGTACACGGGCGCGAAGATCGTCCAGGACGCAGCCGGCAACACCTACACCGCCGGCCACCATCTGTACGGATACATCAGCACCGCGAAATTCGACCCGAACGGCCAGTTTGTGTGGGAACAGCGGTATACGCCCACGATCGGGATCTTTAAGGCCACCTGGATCAACCTCGACCCCTCCGGCAATCTCATCGTGACGGGGACTCAATACGGCAGCGGATCCGGCGACGACTCGAGCACCTCCGGATGGATCGTGCTCAAGTACAACGCGCAGGGTACGCTGATCTGGAATAGAGAGTACGCGTTCACGCGGGGCAAGACCGTCCGCACGGAGCTCGACGCCGCCGGCAACATCTATGTGGTCGGCCGCGCCTGGTATGGGACGGACGATATCGTCGTCAAAAAAATCGCCCCGGATGGCACGGAGCGATGGACACAGGTAATGACCCTTGACTACACGAGCATCGAATCCGCCAACTCGATCGCGGTGACACCGGCCGGCGATGTCGCCGTCGTGGGCAGCGTGATCGGCTGGATGTTGCTCGGGCGTTTCGACACAAACGGCGCCGTGGTATGGACCAAGACGTTCGAGCATCGGTCGGGCAATGCGGTCGCCTTTACGCCTGCGGGCGAAGTGGTGGTCGCTGGAGTGGACTGGACCGGAGCCAGCGGTGTACAGATGGGCATCACTAAGTACAGTGCCACGGGCAACTTGCTCTGGGCCAACACATACCCGGGTAATGTCGGCGACTGGATGGGAATCGACTCTCAGGGCAACATCCTTTCGACGGGGTACGCTTCGCCGCTGCCCGGCAAGGCGTATCTGGACTGGATGACCAACAAGATTTCCCCGAGTGGTACGCTGCTGTGGTCGAATCGGTATGACCAGCACACCTTCAATGACGAGTACCCTCGCTTCCTCCGGATCGGCTCGGACGATGCCGTTTACGTCACCGGCACCGGTGGCCCTGGCCCTGCTTCGGGTAACGTGAGCTACCTGAAAACGGTCACCCTCAAATACCTCCTCGACGGTACGCAGTCCTGGCTGCATTATACCGATGTCTCGGTGAGCGGTGTGGGCATCCATCTTGGGGCCGACAACAGCGTCTCCGTGATCGGCCTTTCACCGTTGACCGTTTTCCACTTTACGCAGTCGGGCGGCGGAACGGTGAACCAGCCGCCGACAGCGGTTGCTTCAGGCACACCCCTATCCGGAACAGCGCCACTTGCGGTCACCTTCAGCTCGGCCGGCTCGAGCGATTCCGATGGAACGATCGCCTCGTATAGCTGGGCGTTTGGAGATGGTGGCACCTCCACTTCGGCCAACCCGAGCCATACCTATGCCACGGCCGGCACCTATGCAGCGACGCTCACCGTGACTGACGACGACGGCGCCCAGGCCACGGCCTCGGTGTCGATCACGGTAACGTCGGTGACCACCTCGACCCGGCTCCATGTCGCCGCGCAAACCGTGACACGGGTCCTTGTGAAGGGATCACAGTACCTCGGGCAGGATGTGGTGCTTGTCCAGGACGAGGGCAACAAGCCCATCGCCGGCGCGACAGTCAGCGCCAACTACTCCGGCCCGAACAGCGGTTCGGCCAAGGCTACCACCGGCACCGCCGGCACGGCTACGTTAAAGTCCAAGAAGTTCTCGAACCCGGGGACGCAGTGGTGCTTCACGGTGACCAACATGACCAAGGCGGGCTATACGTACAATGCCAGCGCGAACGTGGTCACCACCCAGTGTGAAAACGGCCCCGCCAGCGCGGCCGTGGAAGTAGCCGAAGCGCTCTCGATCTACCCGAACCCGTTTAACCCGGAAACGACGATCGACATCGAGCTCACCCAGAGCAGCGAGATCGACCTACGGATCTACAACGTGCTCGGCCAGGAAGTGGCCGTGCTCGCTCGCCAGGACGTGCTCCAGGCCGGCCGCTACCAGTACCGCTGGAACGGCACGGATCTCTCCGGGCAACAGCTGCCGACGGGCGTCTACTACCTCCGGATGCTCCAGGATGGCGAACAGAGCGTGTTTTCGCTGTCGCTGGTCAAATAAAGGTTCGCGTTTCAACTTGTAGAAACCAGACGAGGCGGCGCCGGCAACGGCGGCGCCTCGTTTTCTTTCTACCAGGCGTGTCTCGATATGGCCCCTCAAAACCAATTAGACCTCCCTCGTGGTCTATCTTTCAAGCAACACATCCACCGCCTCGTACCCACACGGATACCGGACGCCTTCCCTGGACGCACCTGCGCGCAGTAACACCTCCACCGACGCCGGCGAGCGCCGGCTCATCCAGTACGAATCCACGCACGCCTTGATCGCCCGCATCAGCGGCGTGGCTCCCCGGCCATCGCGGGCATCGACCCGGGCGCCGCGTTCGATGAGGGCGGCGACCGTCTCGTGCCGCGCGCGCCACGCGGCCACGTGCAGCGCCGTGCTACCGGGTGGGATATCGAAATAGGCGTCGCCGGGGTACGATGCTTCAACCGGCACGCCCAGATCAAGCAACCGCAACACCCCTTCCGTATTGGCGTTGCCGGCGAACGCCCCCAACAGCCACCCCCCATGGGCGCGAAGCCCGGCCAGGGCATCTCCATGCCCCAGCGCCTCGATGCGCGACGTATCGCCGAGCGCGCAGGCGGCGATCAGGGCGTCCACGCCCGTCAGCGATCCATCGTATCCCCGCGCATCGCAGGCCCTCATCACATCACCGCGGCCACGGCGAGCCGCCATGGCAACGCTATTCGCGCCATGTTCTCCCCCGGGCAGGGTCGGATCGGCGCCATGCTCCAGCATCGCGTCTATGATCCCGAGCACATTGTCCCGCCGGATGGCCTGCTGGAGCGCCGTGAAGTGCCACCGCGTCATGTGGTTGGGATCTGCGCCGTGTGCCAGCAGGTAACGTGCGCCGGCCTCGTCGTGCCAGTCGGCCTTTCGGAGCAGCATCGCCGCCAGGCTGCCGGCGTTGGGCTTACCGATCTCCACGAGCACCTGCATCACCGCGTTGTCGTAGCCCTCGGGGATATGGTAGGTCGTCTCCAGATCGTCCGGGTCCGCGCCGTGTTCCAGCAGCAAGCGTGTGACCCCCGGATGCCGCGCCACCCCCGCCGCGCCGTACAACACGGGCTCCCACCCCGGCTCCGGGTAATGGACAGTATCCCGCCAGCCGGTATTGGCGCTGGCGCCGGCATCGAGCAGCGCCCGCGCCGCCTCGACAAAGCCGGCCGACCGCGTCGCGTCCAGGCGCAGGAAACGCGAGAAACAGAGGTGTGTGAGCGGATCCCATCCCAGGAGTGATCCCGGGGTGGTAGCCAGAAGGGGGGCCTGCCGCAGAAGCTGACGCACACGCTCTGCCTCGCCGAGGAGCGCGGCGGTATAGATATCCATCTCGGCCAGCAACGGGTGGGCGAGGAGGAGCGCTCTGGCGACATCGAGCGAGCCGGAGGCATGCGAACTCCCGTCCAGCGGGACGACGGCCGCTTCGATGAAGGCGTTTCGTACGGTGTCGTTCATGGCGATACCTCAATCGATCCCCCGTTGGCGGGCTGCATTTCCACAAACGCCTTGAACTGCTGGGCCGTGGTCCGTGTCTGTTTTTCGATCATGCCCCGCATGAAAGGGAACAGCAGCCTCATGATGCCACCCGGCGTATAGTCCGTCTCGAGCTGCCAGATCGTCGACTCCCCGTGGTCGACAAACCGATTCTGAATCAGTGTCGTACCCACGTTCGTGTCGTACGTCCCGCTGGACGAATCGGGCAAGTTACGCGCGGTGATCGTCTCGATGATTTCGAACTCCCCGCTTCCCCTTCGATAGACGAGGCGCGATGTTGAACCGGGCTGACCGGGTTCGCCGGACAGATGTTCGAATCGAAGCAGTGTAGGCTGCCAGATCAGCGGGTTCTGCGGGTTGTCGAACAACTCGATGACCCGATCGCGCGGGGCGAGGATCTCCAGTTCGAAGTCGTATTTCATGGCGTCGGTTGGGTTGATGAGCCGGCGAGACAGTCTACGAACCTGTGCATGACATCGTACTGTCACATCCCTCAATCCGCCGGCCCGATCCATGTAAACGGGTTGTACGCGATCTCCCAGAGGTGCCCGTCGGGATCGGCAAAGTATCCCGAGTATCCTCCCCAGAACACCTTCTGCGCCGGCTTGACCAGCGTCGCGCCGGCGGCGACGGCCTGTGCCATCTGGCGATCGACCTCTTCTTCCGATGCGAGGTTGTGTGCCAGGGTCACCCCCCGAAAGCCACTGCCGGCGGCCGGCACCATGGCGTCCTCGGCGAGTGAGTCCCAACCGTACAGGCTGAGCCAGGTGCCGTTGAGGTTAAAAAACGCGACACCAGGCGACGACTCGATGCGCGGCAGTTCGAGGCCCTGTTCGTAAAACCGGATCGACGCCGCGAGGTCGCGCACGCCGATGGTTATCATACTGATGCGGGGTTTCATACTAATGCATGGCTGGTTTAACGGCGTTCGAACGTCCAGCGGGCCAGCAGTTCAGTATCGGGATCGGGGACGACATCGACCACGGCCTTTTCGGTCGTGAGGGTCAGGGAAGCCGTCGCGTTGCCGGCCATATCGAGCTGGTGCCGGCTGTGCGTGCCATCCTCGTACCGGACCTCGAACGTCATCGGCAGTCGGAACACATACGTTTGCTGCACCGGCTGCGCGGAGATGACCAGCTCTTTCCTGGGGCTGTCGAAAGACCACCCCCCTTCGATCCACGGCACGCCGCCCTGGTAGAGCCACTGCTCAAAAAACGTATCGAGGTCCTGCCCGGAGGCCTCCTCCATGTGCCGGCGGAAGTCGGCCGTGGTGGCGTTCCGATCCTGGAACTCGGCGTAATACGACTGGATACCCCGCCAGAACACATCGTCTCCCACGAGGACGCGGAGCATGTGGAGCACCCAGGCGCCCTTTTGATACGTCATGTTCGTGGTGACCTGGCTCATGTCGCTCAGGTTGTCGTGGACGATCCGATAGTCCGGACGGTCCTGGTAAAAGGTGTAGATCCGGTCGCGGGACTCCCTCAGTCCTTCCACAAAATCGTCCTGGCCGTAGTAGTGCTCGCGAAAGAGGAGCGTGAAATACGTCGCGAACCCTTCGCTGAGCCACACGTCGTCCCAATCCGCTTCCGTGACGGCATTGCCAAACCACTGGTGGGCGACTTCATGGATGATCACGTTCTGCCACCGACGGGACCGGTCGCCCGTGACGGAATTATCCCCATAGAAGATGGCCGAAGCGGCCTCCATGCCTCCTCCAACGCTGTTCGACTGGATGTTGGCGAGCTTCTCGTAGGAGTAGGGGCCGACGTTGGCCTCGTAAAACGCGAGCGCGGGGATGGTCGGCACCGCGAAGTCGTAAAACCCGGCGTCGCGGTCCTGGCGGTACACCCAGGTCTGTATCTCCTTCCCTCCGTACGTCCCGACGCGCTGAACGGCGAATTCGGCGACACCTAGGACGTAGAGCCAGGTGGCGATCGGGATCGATTGTTTCCAGTGGGACAATCGCACGCCGGCGCCGAGGTCACTCTCCTCGATCAACAATCCGTTCGACACCACCTGGTACCGCGCCGGCGCGACGATCTTCATCTCGCTCGTCGCTTTGTCGTACGGGTGATCGACCGTCGGCAGCCAGTGGCGCGTCTGGTTCGGCCAGTTGTCGCTGAAGAAGGTGCGGTCGCCGTATTTGTTGGGGGCGATCTTGAGGCCCGAGGCCGGCACGCCGGCGTATTCGATCATCACCTGGATCCGCGCGCCCGCTTCAGGGGCTGTCGGGAGGGTGATGAAGAGCTGGTCTTGTTCATGCCGGAAGGTGAGCGCGGCCCCGTCCAGGGTGACACGATCGACCCGCATCCCCTTCCCATCGCGTACTTCGATCAGATCCAGGCGCATCGCCGTCTGCCCGGCGGCGAGGTACCGCGCGTCCACCGTCGCCACGCCCCGGATAACGTCCGTCTCGTCGGAGAGGGTGAGTTCGAAGGCGTAATTCAGGATATCGATGTCGTGATTTTTAGGGTAGGTGTCGCGCGGCGCGGCCAGCGGGGCTTGCCAGTACCCGGAGAGGATCAGCAGAATCAGCGCGTAGAGGAGCTTCATATCGTGGAAACAGGTGGATGAGGATGGAGGATAAAACCGGTCAGACTGAGCCGGCGGGCGGTGTTGTTCGAGCCTGCCGGCGGTACCACACCATCTGCGCGAGGTTAGCGACGTTGAGAATCAGGGTGATCAGGTTCGACAGGATAATCGGCCAGTTGTCGATGAGCACGCCGTACGTCAACCACAACCCGAGCCCGATGCTGAACAGGCCGAAGGTGCCGAACGACAGGTCGCCGGCGGTCTTCCGCTTCCAATTCTTAACGACCTGCGGGAGGAAGGCGACGGTCGTGCAGACCGCCGCGACCATGCCGAGTACCGTGATGGGGTCCATGCCAGGGGGTTCAGGTGAGCAGATCCACGTACGCGGTTTCCAAGAGCGAGGATCTCGGGATGCCAAGCCGTTCGAGCAAATCGTGTGCTTCGCGCACGCCGGCCTCGGTAGGCTCATCGTCCACCAGCACAACCTCCAACTCCAAAAACGACCCCAGCCCCTCGACCCGGTCCAGATGAATCCGCGTGCGCCCGACAAGATACAGCGTCCGGCGCTTAATCACCCGCCCTGCGAGGCCGTATGCCAGCCCCAGCGCTTCGCGGAGGCTATCGGGGTTGGGCGCGGGCGAGCGGATGTAAAACGACTCCTTTGGCCCCTGCTCGTTGGCACGGCGGTAAAAGATGAGTTCGCCCTCGCCCGAAGCAAAAACACGCAGCTTGAGGCGGCCGGTGGGGCAGGTGAAGAACGTATCGTCCTGGGCGATGGGGACCGGGCCGGTGTCCGCCAGGCCGGCGACGAGGCGCTCAATCGCGAAGAGGTCGTCAATCAGGGCCTTGATTTCGATGTTTCGGGGCATAAGCGGAGAGGCCAGCAAATCTACTCTAGATGACTCCGTAGCATCCAGGCGTTTTTCTCGTGGATGTCCAGCCGGCGCGTAGCCAGGTCGGCCGAGGCCTGATCCCCGGCGGCTTCCGCCTCTTCGATCACGCGCCGAGCCACCTCCGCAAGGGCCTCCTGATCCGCCTCAAGTATGCGTATCATCGCTTTCGCCTCCTGGCGACCGGTTTCCTCCTGAACAGTGCTCAATTTCTTAAACGCCGTGAAGCTACCGGGAGCGAACGCGCCCAGCGAACGGATCCGTTCGGCGATCTCATCAACTGCCAGCGCCAGTTCCGTGTATTGCGTCTCAAACAGGGTATGGAGCGTCGTAAACATCGGCCCGGTGACGTTCCAGTGGTAATTGTGCGTCTTGAGGTAGAGTGTATAGCTGGTAGCTAGAAGCGCCGAGAGGGCTTCGATGGTGGCTTCGCGAGACTCTTTTTGCATAGGGGTTCATGGGTTGGAGGTGGGCAAACGCCGGCGCAGGAAACGCGCCCGGTATACAAGAACTCGGTCAGGCCTTTTTCGACCGCATGGCTTTTACCTTGACGATCGAATCGTCCGCAAGAAACCGTTCATACTCCGCCGAGCCGGCGGCGTACAGCGCCACCTTCCCGTCGGCATCGCTGTGTACCCCCCAGCCATAGGTTTTGGTCAGCGGCGAGGCACGCAAGCAGGGTTGGCCTTTGGAGAAAAACGCCTGCCGCTGCTCTTCCCACTCCGATTCCGTCACTTCGTTGCGGCGTGCAAAAACGGTATAGATAACATCGTCGGAGGTGAACCGATAGGGCTCATCGATCACCATCTCGAACTGGAGGTTGGCGACGGACTTTTTCTCCCCTTTGAGCGGCGGAACGACGCCTTCATCAATCGAGCAGTCTTCCGCGATCTCGATAAACGTATGGCTGTAATTCGTCGTGTGCGATTCCATGGACATTGGGATCTACTGAAAAAGTGACGACGTGCCGGAGAGCGCCCGTGAGTATGCATAAAAGAAAGCCGCACCCGGCCTCCTCCCATGGGGTCAAAATAGGTAAACCCATGGCGCCGTGATACAGCGCCATGGGTTTCTCCCCTTAGTGACTACATCCAAGAACCTGAAAAGGTGACACCTTACAGGATCACGGATGCCTATTTGACAAGCACCATCCGCTTAACATCAACGAATGTGCCTGCCTCGATACGATAGAAGTAAATGCCACTGGGAAGCTGATCATTCCCGAAGGACACCTCGTGGTACCCAGCCTGCATGTTGCCTTCTACAAGCCGTTCTACCTCACGACCCATCACGTCGTAGACGTATAGACGAACTACTGTCGCCTCGGGTAGGGCGAAGCGAATTCGCGTCGTAGGATTGAATGGGTTGGGATAGTTCTGTTCGATCGCAAATTCCTTCGGTAAATCAGCCTGAAGAGACAGCGACATTTCAGCGGGGGCCTCGGCAAGTTTCGATACCGGGGCCGATCCGCCCAGTTGAACGATAACTGCCGCCGCACCATCGATTAATGTCTGACCCTGTGCCGCCGTCAACACCCCCTCAGTGACGAGTTCGTTGACCTCGGAAATGAAGGCGTTGAGGACATTGATCGCAACATTCGTTTGCCCTTCTGCTATTTTCTCCTGCACCTGGAGTAGCTTACTGAGCAACGAGTTGTGTTGCCCATTATCGAGCGTACCGTTGCTAAGGAGCGCGTCGACTTCAGCGATCAAGCCACAGAGAGGCGGAAGGTCAAAAGCTTCCGTCCCATCGAACCGCGTGAAAAACGCTCCCTGGTCAGCGCTGTAACCGAGGCCCCTTTTGGCGAATGCGGTCCAGATCGAGCACGTATTCTCGCCTCGCGTTAGTACGGCATCAGCGGCCAGGATCGCGTCTCGACCGTCGACGAAGCCTGGGTTACAGGGCTGCAACTTCATCCCATCCGTGACGAGCTGAATAGCCAGATTATTTCCCCCATCACCTTTGTATAGGTCTGGATCGAAGCCGTGCTGGTCGATCAGGGCACGTGTCATATCCCAGAGCATCGTTGCCCAGACGGTGCCAACACCGTGCGGCACTGTAAT harbors:
- a CDS encoding ankyrin repeat domain-containing protein is translated as MNDTVRNAFIEAAVVPLDGSSHASGSLDVARALLLAHPLLAEMDIYTAALLGEAERVRQLLRQAPLLATTPGSLLGWDPLTHLCFSRFLRLDATRSAGFVEAARALLDAGASANTGWRDTVHYPEPGWEPVLYGAAGVARHPGVTRLLLEHGADPDDLETTYHIPEGYDNAVMQVLVEIGKPNAGSLAAMLLRKADWHDEAGARYLLAHGADPNHMTRWHFTALQQAIRRDNVLGIIDAMLEHGADPTLPGGEHGANSVAMAARRGRGDVMRACDARGYDGSLTGVDALIAACALGDTSRIEALGHGDALAGLRAHGGWLLGAFAGNANTEGVLRLLDLGVPVEASYPGDAYFDIPPGSTALHVAAWRARHETVAALIERGARVDARDGRGATPLMRAIKACVDSYWMSRRSPASVEVLLRAGASREGVRYPCGYEAVDVLLER
- a CDS encoding SRPBCC family protein, encoding MKYDFELEILAPRDRVIELFDNPQNPLIWQPTLLRFEHLSGEPGQPGSTSRLVYRRGSGEFEIIETITARNLPDSSSGTYDTNVGTTLIQNRFVDHGESTIWQLETDYTPGGIMRLLFPFMRGMIEKQTRTTAQQFKAFVEMQPANGGSIEVSP
- a CDS encoding class IV adenylate cyclase → MPRNIEIKALIDDLFAIERLVAGLADTGPVPIAQDDTFFTCPTGRLKLRVFASGEGELIFYRRANEQGPKESFYIRSPAPNPDSLREALGLAYGLAGRVIKRRTLYLVGRTRIHLDRVEGLGSFLELEVVLVDDEPTEAGVREAHDLLERLGIPRSSLLETAYVDLLT
- a CDS encoding DUF6157 family protein, which gives rise to MSMESHTTNYSHTFIEIAEDCSIDEGVVPPLKGEKKSVANLQFEMVIDEPYRFTSDDVIYTVFARRNEVTESEWEEQRQAFFSKGQPCLRASPLTKTYGWGVHSDADGKVALYAAGSAEYERFLADDSIVKVKAMRSKKA
- a CDS encoding Dps family protein; translated protein: MQKESREATIEALSALLATSYTLYLKTHNYHWNVTGPMFTTLHTLFETQYTELALAVDEIAERIRSLGAFAPGSFTAFKKLSTVQEETGRQEAKAMIRILEADQEALAEVARRVIEEAEAAGDQASADLATRRLDIHEKNAWMLRSHLE
- a CDS encoding SemiSWEET transporter → MDPITVLGMVAAVCTTVAFLPQVVKNWKRKTAGDLSFGTFGLFSIGLGLWLTYGVLIDNWPIILSNLITLILNVANLAQMVWYRRQARTTPPAGSV
- a CDS encoding VOC family protein, with translation MKPRISMITIGVRDLAASIRFYEQGLELPRIESSPGVAFFNLNGTWLSLYGWDSLAEDAMVPAAGSGFRGVTLAHNLASEEEVDRQMAQAVAAGATLVKPAQKVFWGGYSGYFADPDGHLWEIAYNPFTWIGPAD
- a CDS encoding M1 family metallopeptidase, producing the protein MKLLYALILLILSGYWQAPLAAPRDTYPKNHDIDILNYAFELTLSDETDVIRGVATVDARYLAAGQTAMRLDLIEVRDGKGMRVDRVTLDGAALTFRHEQDQLFITLPTAPEAGARIQVMIEYAGVPASGLKIAPNKYGDRTFFSDNWPNQTRHWLPTVDHPYDKATSEMKIVAPARYQVVSNGLLIEESDLGAGVRLSHWKQSIPIATWLYVLGVAEFAVQRVGTYGGKEIQTWVYRQDRDAGFYDFAVPTIPALAFYEANVGPYSYEKLANIQSNSVGGGMEAASAIFYGDNSVTGDRSRRWQNVIIHEVAHQWFGNAVTEADWDDVWLSEGFATYFTLLFREHYYGQDDFVEGLRESRDRIYTFYQDRPDYRIVHDNLSDMSQVTTNMTYQKGAWVLHMLRVLVGDDVFWRGIQSYYAEFQDRNATTADFRRHMEEASGQDLDTFFEQWLYQGGVPWIEGGWSFDSPRKELVISAQPVQQTYVFRLPMTFEVRYEDGTHSRHQLDMAGNATASLTLTTEKAVVDVVPDPDTELLARWTFERR
- a CDS encoding PKD domain-containing protein, with the protein product MKTRSIFARRAVWCAALCMVSSVFFTPLVARAQEVTLAWQATMPATEYYWYTGAKIVQDAAGNTYTAGHHLYGYISTAKFDPNGQFVWEQRYTPTIGIFKATWINLDPSGNLIVTGTQYGSGSGDDSSTSGWIVLKYNAQGTLIWNREYAFTRGKTVRTELDAAGNIYVVGRAWYGTDDIVVKKIAPDGTERWTQVMTLDYTSIESANSIAVTPAGDVAVVGSVIGWMLLGRFDTNGAVVWTKTFEHRSGNAVAFTPAGEVVVAGVDWTGASGVQMGITKYSATGNLLWANTYPGNVGDWMGIDSQGNILSTGYASPLPGKAYLDWMTNKISPSGTLLWSNRYDQHTFNDEYPRFLRIGSDDAVYVTGTGGPGPASGNVSYLKTVTLKYLLDGTQSWLHYTDVSVSGVGIHLGADNSVSVIGLSPLTVFHFTQSGGGTVNQPPTAVASGTPLSGTAPLAVTFSSAGSSDSDGTIASYSWAFGDGGTSTSANPSHTYATAGTYAATLTVTDDDGAQATASVSITVTSVTTSTRLHVAAQTVTRVLVKGSQYLGQDVVLVQDEGNKPIAGATVSANYSGPNSGSAKATTGTAGTATLKSKKFSNPGTQWCFTVTNMTKAGYTYNASANVVTTQCENGPASAAVEVAEALSIYPNPFNPETTIDIELTQSSEIDLRIYNVLGQEVAVLARQDVLQAGRYQYRWNGTDLSGQQLPTGVYYLRMLQDGEQSVFSLSLVK